TCGGCGATAATTTCATTGATCAGGAGAATATCGCGCTGATCTTGGGCGATAATATTTTTGAAGATGATTTTACCGCGGAGATCAAGAAATTCAAAGGCGGCGGAAAAATTTTTGCCAAGAAAGTTACGGATCCGGAGCGTTTTGGCGTGGTCGATTTTGTCGGGCAGAAAGTGAAACGCATCGTGGAAAAACCCCGGGAATTTGTCAGCGAATACGCCGTTACCGGATTGTATCTTTACGATTATCGCGCCGTCCAAGTCGCCAAAGAACTCAAGCCTTCGCCTCGCGGCGAACTGGAAATTACCGACGTGAATAATTGGTTTTTGGCCAAAGGGGAATTGGAAGTGGCTAAGATCAACGGCGTCTGGATCGATGCCGGAACTTTTGACAGCCTCTTGGAAGCGCAAAATTTTGCCAAAGAGAAATTAGCCGATAAAATGCTAATTTAGGGGGGGGGTAGTAAAAGAACAGCGGAGGAGTATTAATTGTTAATTATAGATTAGCATTGCTACATTGTTAAATTGTTGCGCAACGGACTAAAACGTTTCAGCAATGTAACAATGTAACAATTTAGCATTGAATTATTGGTTTGATTTTTTAAAATAAATCAGATGAAGGTTTGTATCGGTTTTATAATTTTCGGCGACCACACGGCAAAGTACCTGCCGTTTTTTTTGCCGTCTTTGAAAAATCAGACCGAGCAAAATTTTAAAATTATCGTTTTTAATAATGGCGAAGCGGATGACGAAAACGTCAAATATTTGAGAGCGAATTTTCCCGAAATAGAGATCAGGGGCGGCGGCGTAAATCTGGGATTCGCCGCGGCATATAATCAGATGATCACGAGCGCTTCCCTGAATCGAGCCGATTATTTTTTGATGACCAATCCGGATCTGATCTTGGAACCGGACGTTTTGGAAAAATTAGCGCAAAGGCTGGACTCCGACAAAGAACTTGGTTCGGCCTGCCCGAAGATCTTGAAATGGAATTTCGCCAACAATGAAAAAACGAGCCTGATCGATTCCTACGGCATCGGCTTGAAAAGCGGTTTGAGATTTTTTGATGTCGGCCAGGGGAAAAAAGATCACCGCGATTTTCGCTATTCCCGGATCATCGGCCCTTCCGGCGCTTGCGGATTATTCCGTCTGGCAGCGCTCGAGAAAATAAAAGAGAATGGAAAATATCTGGATGAGCGGATGTTCATGTATAAGGAAGACTGTGATTTGGATTATCGTCTTTATTTGATCCATCAGGAATCGGCTTGCGTGCCGGAGGCGGTCGTTTATCACGATCGATCCGCGGCCGGAACAGGCGCGAACGATCTGGCGGCGATCACGGCTCGAAAGAATAAAAGCCGCGAGATCAAACGTTTGTCCTTGGTCAATCAGCAGCTTATTTTTAAAAAATATTGGCACTTGCAAAATTTTATTTCCCGGCTGAACATTATTTTTTATCTGATCAAATCCTTTTTTTATAGTTTGTTTTTTGAGCAGTATTTGCTCGCGGAGGTCTTGACAATTTTTTTAAAAAAAGATAGACTGCAATGAAGTAGAAAAATGTTTAATTTAGCAAAGGAGGTTTCGATGCCCCGCTCTTTTAAAGAGATAGGACCGACAAATCAATTTATCGTTTTTAAAGTCGGAGAGCCATTTGACATGGCAAGAATCTTCGAAAAGATTCCCGATACTTTTACCGCTCCCAAAGGCCTGCCGATAATCAAGGTCGGACCTGATGGGAAAAAAGATGATGAAGTCGTGCCGGCCGATGGCACCGAACAGGTCAACGCCAGAGGACCACACTGCAAATTCGCCAGTATCGCCGATGAAGTTCAGGTTGTCGGCCTGATCGGATAACCAACGGAAACGGAGGGTAGCGTCTTGACCTTTTCCAGGAACCATGGTCGGAAACACAATTTTTCGCGCAAGCACCAAAACCACCGGCGAAAAATAATCGTCCCGAGCAAGCAGAACAAGGGGAAGTTTGCGTCTGATTCATCCGCCGGTGAAATTCGGCCGAGAAAGGCGAAGTTCGATTTCGGATCTTGCCCGATCAAGGCCTGATCCGCGCGCCTGATCCACGATAAAAGGAGGAGGTAATGGCGAAGAAGACTTACACGGTCGTCAGGATAAAATTCGGCCGGCCGATCGGGGAGATAGCCGAGAGCATGAAAAAATCAGGGATATTTCCGGATGTTAAAACCAAACCTGATCATGCCTCGCTGATCGTCTTGGAAGGAGAATTCCAGCCAGATGTCATTGATCCTTTTTTTCACGGCCAGGATCATGATTATTACTTGATCTCCACCAATAAGGATCCGTTTGAACTACTTTGAACCACGATGATATTTCGCCGGGGCAGCGCTAATGCTCCGGCTTTTTTTATCCTTGACTTTTTGGTTGGTTTTAGTATACTTATATTAAAGCTTCAGAAAAGCTTTTTTATTATTATAATTTCAAATATTTTATGGCTAAGATTGCGGTGATCAAGACTGGCGGAAAACAATACAAAGTTACCGATGGTCAGTTGCTAAACATTGAAAAAATTGAAAAAAAGCAGGGCGATAAGGTTAAATTCGAAACCTTATTGATTGCCGACGAAAAGGGTTTGAATATTGGCAAGCCGTCTTTGGGCGAGAAGGTCGAGGGCGAAGTCGTCGAACAGGGCCGCCATGACAAAATTTCCGTGGTCAAGTTCAAGAACAAGACGCGCTATACCCGGAACCGCGGCCATCGCC
This genomic window from Patescibacteria group bacterium contains:
- a CDS encoding glycosyltransferase family 2 protein, translated to MKVCIGFIIFGDHTAKYLPFFLPSLKNQTEQNFKIIVFNNGEADDENVKYLRANFPEIEIRGGGVNLGFAAAYNQMITSASLNRADYFLMTNPDLILEPDVLEKLAQRLDSDKELGSACPKILKWNFANNEKTSLIDSYGIGLKSGLRFFDVGQGKKDHRDFRYSRIIGPSGACGLFRLAALEKIKENGKYLDERMFMYKEDCDLDYRLYLIHQESACVPEAVVYHDRSAAGTGANDLAAITARKNKSREIKRLSLVNQQLIFKKYWHLQNFISRLNIIFYLIKSFFYSLFFEQYLLAEVLTIFLKKDRLQ
- a CDS encoding sugar phosphate nucleotidyltransferase: MRGIILSGGLGTRLRPLTNVTSKQLLPVYNKPMIYYPLNTLLKAGIKEILIIVAPERAGDYSNLLGSGKEFGAKFTYEVQDEPRGLADALIIGDNFIDQENIALILGDNIFEDDFTAEIKKFKGGGKIFAKKVTDPERFGVVDFVGQKVKRIVEKPREFVSEYAVTGLYLYDYRAVQVAKELKPSPRGELEITDVNNWFLAKGELEVAKINGVWIDAGTFDSLLEAQNFAKEKLADKMLI
- the rplU gene encoding 50S ribosomal protein L21, with translation MAKIAVIKTGGKQYKVTDGQLLNIEKIEKKQGDKVKFETLLIADEKGLNIGKPSLGEKVEGEVVEQGRHDKISVVKFKNKTRYTRNRGHRQPFTKVKITAIA